ATGAGAAAAACTTCTATAAGTAATTCAGAATTCATAATTTAAAAGCTATCTACAAAACCAAATCTACATTCTAAATAACAAACAATAGTGGTAATCACTCCCCTCCCTTTGGGGGAGGGGCTGGGGGAGGGGCCACTTCTTTACTATGGATAAACTATCTATTTCTCACTGGGCTGAGGCTGACCGCCCACGCGAAAAACTTGAAAGACTGGGGGCTGCTGCGCTCAGTGATGCTGAATTACTGGCTATTCTGATTGGTTCTGGCACACCAAAAGAGAGTGCGGTAGAACTAATGAAGCGTATTCTCAATGACTGTAATAATAATCTGAATACACTTGGGAAGCTTTCTATTCGCGACTTAGAGCAATACAAGGGTATCGGTTCGGCAAAGGCAATCACTATCCTTGCTGCTTGCGAATTAGGTAAAAGACGGCAGAAGGCGACAGTGGAAGAGGCACCAATACTCAATAGTGCCGAGAATATTTACCAGTTTATGCACACGACGATACAAGACCTTGATATCGAAGAAGGCTGGGTTTTAATGATGAAACAGAATTTCCGACTCATCGAAGCCAAGCGCATTTCGGTGGGTGGTCTTACTATGGCACCTGTCGATCTTCGTCTGATGATGAAGGAAGTACTGCTAAAGAACACTACTGTTTTGGCTTTTTGTCATAATCACCCCAGTGGCAGTACGAATCCAAGTAGGGATGATGATATACTGACATCGCATATTCATAAGGCTTGCGAATTGCTGCATATTCATTTTGCAGACCATGTAATACTCACTGATGGAGGGTATTTCTCATATCGAGAGGAGGGAAAGTTATAGCCGAAAAGGTTCTAAAATGACTATGTTTTGTTACTCCGCACATATGGTGCTGATGCTCTGCACGTGTTGTGTTGATGCTCCGCACCAATGGTGTTGAGTACTAAATAGCATCTTCTGTATCATAAGAGAGAATTAAATCAGCCTTTCACTTCTTTTCTAAAGGTTCTATGCTCCACACAAGACCCGTGTGTCGCCAATAAGTAACACGTACTGTACAGTATTGTTCCAGCTCTTTAAAATGAGCAAAGCTAATATTATGTTGTCTATCAGAAGACAGAGTGTCACCTTCCCATGTGATGGTATAGTCATTGGACCTCTTATAATGCGTATATACTCTCAGTGAGAATGTCCCTTCGTAACTTCTCACATCATGTTCTATAAGGTCTAATGTCAGGTCGTATCCCCATATTCCAACAATAAAAATTAGAACAAGCCCCATCACCAAATACTTCAAACGAGAATACCATCGTTCCTTTTTCTGGCGCATCCAAATATAGCAAAGATATGCCATACACACAGATAAAAGAATTGTGGTGATATGTAAGAATAAACCCCAATAGCCTTCTCTGGTATGAAGTCCAAAGTAGCTGGGATAAATACAAAGGATAAATAGCGTTAATAAGCAAAGCCATGCAAGAGATATGAAAAGCCATACGAACTGGCTGTCAAGGATTCTTTGCAATAGAGTCTTTTTATCATCAGCCTTTGTTTGGTTAGCTTTTCCACTGCCTTCCTGCGTAGCCTCCTTCAAAATATCTATCCATTCAGGACTATTAGGTTCAGCTGTATGGGTCCCAGTGGTATCCGTAAAAGTAATGTGTTCAGGCTTTTCGTCTTTATATTCGATGTTCCAACTGCGGATGTTACTGGTTTCCTCCCAGCTGCAATTATCAGCTTTGAGTTTGTCAATATACTTTTTAGCCTCTAATAGTGTTACTCCTTTGCCGTTATGAACCAGTCGTACTGCTTCAATATCCTTTCCTTCACGTAGCAACTGTCGCACTTCTTCCTCGAGACTGTTCATCTTCTTTTTATTAATTTATCTGATGCAAATATACTACTTTCTTCATATAAACCCACAAAAGAACGTAACCTTTCCGCAGTGAATTATTGTAATTATAGTTTTTAATTATTATCTTTGCAAAAGATAGGCTGCGTTCGGCAATACGAAAGTAGGTTTTCATAGTAGGCGCAGAGGCTATCTTTGATAAAAAGACAATTCATTAAAAGAATCACTAATTATGACAATAGAAGAGAAAACAAAGATAGAAGAAAGAATCGTTGACGTGTTGAAGACTGTTTACGACCCAGAGATACCTGTGAATATCTATGATCTTGGTATGATTTACAAGATTGATGTGGATGACGAGGGCAATCTTGATATGGACATGACCTTTACCTCTCCATCATGCCCTGCTGCAGATTTCATCCTTGAAGACGTACGTACAAAGGTGGAAAGTGTAGAAGGTGTTAAGACTGCAAACATCAACCTTGTCTTTGAACCAGTATGGGATCAGAGCATGATGACTGAAGAGGCACGCGTTGAATTAGGTTTTGAGTAAGACCGTTTCCGCCCTCTTTCTCAATATGGCAGCTAAGCCTCTGTCTAATTAGCTGCCTTGTCTCTGCCATTCTGTCCCAGTTTCTGAGGCATTGCCTCAGAATATAGGGAGTAATCATCACCCCTTACCACCCTTCACCCATTACCCAATGACATGAAGAATATCTATTTCCTTTCCGATGCACACCTCGGTTCACTCGCTATAGAGCACCGTCGCACACATGAACGCCGCCTTGTACGCTTCTTAGATAGCATTAAGCATAAGGCTGCAGCTGTCTATCTGCTGGGCGATATGTTCGACTTTTGGAATGAATATAAGTATGTTGTTCCTAAAGGTTTTACTCGTTTCCTTGGTAAGATATCAGAACTTACGGATATGGGGGTGGAAGTTCATTTCTTTACTGGTAACCATGACCTCTGGACTTATGGCTATTTAGAAAAGGAGTGTGGCGTTATCCTTCACCGTAAACCGATAACAACTGAGATATACGATAAGGTGTTTTATCTTGCACATGGGGATGGATTAGGTGACCCCGACCCAATGTTTCGTTTTCTTCGTAAGGTTTTTCATAATCGTTTCTGCCAACGACTGCTCAACTTCTTTCATCCTTGGTGGGGAATGCAGTTAGGTTTGAATTGGGCTAAAAGGAGTAGATTGAAGCGTAAGGATGGAAAGGAAGTTCCCTACTTGGGAGAAGACAAGGAGTATCTTGTACAATACACGAAGGAGTATATGTCCACACATAAAGATATAGACTATTATATTTACGGACA
The Prevotella melaninogenica DNA segment above includes these coding regions:
- a CDS encoding UDP-2,3-diacylglucosamine diphosphatase — protein: MKNIYFLSDAHLGSLAIEHRRTHERRLVRFLDSIKHKAAAVYLLGDMFDFWNEYKYVVPKGFTRFLGKISELTDMGVEVHFFTGNHDLWTYGYLEKECGVILHRKPITTEIYDKVFYLAHGDGLGDPDPMFRFLRKVFHNRFCQRLLNFFHPWWGMQLGLNWAKRSRLKRKDGKEVPYLGEDKEYLVQYTKEYMSTHKDIDYYIYGHRHIELDLTLSRKARLLILGDWIWQFTYAVFDGEHMFLEEYVEGESKP
- the radC gene encoding RadC family protein codes for the protein MDKLSISHWAEADRPREKLERLGAAALSDAELLAILIGSGTPKESAVELMKRILNDCNNNLNTLGKLSIRDLEQYKGIGSAKAITILAACELGKRRQKATVEEAPILNSAENIYQFMHTTIQDLDIEEGWVLMMKQNFRLIEAKRISVGGLTMAPVDLRLMMKEVLLKNTTVLAFCHNHPSGSTNPSRDDDILTSHIHKACELLHIHFADHVILTDGGYFSYREEGKL
- a CDS encoding metal-sulfur cluster assembly factor encodes the protein MTIEEKTKIEERIVDVLKTVYDPEIPVNIYDLGMIYKIDVDDEGNLDMDMTFTSPSCPAADFILEDVRTKVESVEGVKTANINLVFEPVWDQSMMTEEARVELGFE